In Deltaproteobacteria bacterium, a genomic segment contains:
- a CDS encoding sulfatase-like hydrolase/transferase, whose product MGFLLYGVLFIISLPIRLVPVLLISSAALTLGLTVINDRKILLTQSPITFLDFKITALNPQGLINAVKAPPWTIYLLYALAILAVVIVFWVLFHSSRVLSDARRKGTLGRLALNFIALILLVVTGIFFLKQFSHTVQEFVIESDVAWESKDFSDLSKKLSIWGFLYYSYYLEKNESGDYFNSRHSATPPSKKEIEEAVKEFVNLERARPHKKPNIVVVLAESTFNPSDAFRLTKPIKNRLFEPNKYTQAIGPMYVNAVGGGTWITEFESIIGVDSRLFGYSGYYTHASLSPYVSRSFATYLKDHGYSTETYQALEGDFYNAANAYRNYGFDRFYENIGGAGWDTTDEQFIDAVISMSHEEDKPFFKYLVTIQNHSPHRCKNFKDKTQFVTMLKGLDEFNELNCALNEYVLNAKSTSRAFIKLIKYLEEQEKLTGRPFVLLIFGDHQPHTFSKSASVIDYYNSEQYQKFRKNFSERETFFHIVSSIPGVLKCCGGTAPHVTMMPTLLSAYVASDLDDMYLDVNLYSLKNCGPDFLNNEVSHGGYLFNAPETPQTGKCPVYENLLNAYRNAEIFKDF is encoded by the coding sequence GTGGGTTTTCTTTTATACGGCGTGCTTTTCATAATCTCGTTACCCATTCGGCTCGTGCCGGTTCTTTTAATTTCCAGCGCGGCACTGACTTTGGGATTGACTGTAATAAATGACAGGAAAATACTCTTAACACAATCACCGATCACCTTTCTCGACTTTAAGATTACCGCCCTGAATCCCCAGGGCCTCATCAATGCCGTGAAGGCGCCTCCCTGGACTATATATCTTCTCTATGCCTTGGCAATACTGGCTGTAGTCATTGTATTCTGGGTCCTGTTTCACAGCTCACGAGTCTTGTCCGACGCAAGAAGAAAAGGTACGCTGGGACGATTGGCGCTTAATTTTATAGCATTAATTCTATTAGTTGTTACCGGAATTTTTTTCCTTAAACAGTTTTCGCATACGGTTCAGGAATTTGTGATTGAATCGGACGTAGCCTGGGAGAGCAAAGACTTCTCCGACCTATCCAAGAAACTTAGTATCTGGGGATTCCTGTACTATTCCTATTATCTTGAGAAAAATGAATCCGGTGATTATTTTAATTCGAGGCACAGCGCGACACCTCCCTCAAAAAAAGAGATCGAAGAAGCGGTTAAAGAATTTGTGAATCTTGAGAGGGCAAGACCGCATAAGAAACCGAATATAGTAGTTGTTCTTGCTGAGTCGACATTTAATCCTTCAGACGCTTTCCGGCTGACCAAACCAATAAAAAACCGCCTATTCGAGCCCAATAAATATACGCAGGCAATCGGACCTATGTACGTTAACGCAGTTGGAGGCGGCACATGGATCACCGAATTCGAGTCAATCATCGGCGTCGACTCACGCTTGTTCGGTTATTCCGGATATTACACTCATGCTTCTCTTTCGCCCTATGTCAGCAGGTCTTTTGCAACTTATCTGAAAGACCACGGATACAGTACAGAGACATATCAGGCACTCGAAGGAGATTTTTACAACGCCGCCAATGCATACAGAAACTACGGATTCGACAGGTTCTATGAAAATATCGGCGGTGCAGGCTGGGATACCACCGATGAGCAATTCATCGATGCTGTGATAAGCATGTCTCACGAGGAGGATAAACCCTTCTTCAAATATCTTGTGACTATACAGAATCACTCCCCGCATCGGTGTAAAAATTTTAAAGATAAGACTCAGTTCGTCACAATGCTCAAGGGTCTTGATGAATTTAACGAGTTAAACTGCGCCCTGAATGAGTACGTACTCAACGCGAAGTCGACATCACGTGCTTTCATAAAGCTGATAAAATATCTGGAGGAGCAGGAAAAATTGACCGGACGGCCTTTCGTGCTTCTGATTTTCGGAGATCATCAGCCACATACTTTCTCCAAATCTGCAAGTGTTATAGATTATTATAATAGCGAGCAATACCAGAAATTTCGGAAAAACTTCAGCGAACGCGAGACATTTTTTCATATCGTCTCGTCGATACCGGGCGTGCTCAAGTGCTGCGGCGGAACAGCCCCTCATGTAACCATGATGCCTACGCTTCTCAGTGCTTACGTGGCCTCTGACTTGGATGATATGTATCTTGACGTAAATCTCTACAGCCTTAAGAATTGTGGGCCTGACTTTTTAAACAACGAGGTTTCGCACGGTGGATATCTATTTAACGCCCCGGAAACACCGCAAACAGGGAAATGTCCCGTATATGAAAATTTGTTGAATGCGTACCGTAACGCAGAGATCTTTAAAGATTTCTGA